One Edaphobacter flagellatus genomic region harbors:
- the nuoF gene encoding NADH-quinone oxidoreductase subunit NuoF, with amino-acid sequence MPTLVSHPDEVKVISRRFGQGAADIDKYLELDGYKAVQKAIAQGENMAAWIIDTMKASGLRGRGGAGFPTGMKWSFVPKQSEKPKYVLVNGDESEPGTCKDHVIFLHDPHAVIEGTMIAGLAIGAKMGFIYLRGEYRYLLKIVEKAVADAYARGFLGKNIFGSGLDFDIVTQTGAGAYEVGEESALMESLEGKRGVPRIKPPFPAVVGLYGGPTVINNAETIASAPHILLMGGEAYAKIGSERNGGTRLFGISGHVERPGVYELPMGYNLKKAIYDVAGGIKDGKKLKAVVPGGSSCPVLLPEEIDVGLDFDQMGKAGTMLGSGGIVVLDETVSIVEFALRTIAFYQHESCGWCIPCREGTDWIKKTLTRVYNGGGSKKDVANVQYLAENMMGRTFCPLGDAAAMPTLGFVKKFRKEFEDYIEGHKAGTPIITVEQLVGAH; translated from the coding sequence ATGCCGACTCTCGTCTCTCATCCCGATGAAGTCAAGGTCATCAGCCGCCGCTTCGGTCAGGGCGCAGCCGATATCGACAAGTATCTCGAGCTCGACGGCTACAAGGCCGTGCAGAAGGCCATTGCCCAGGGCGAAAACATGGCTGCCTGGATCATCGACACCATGAAGGCCTCAGGGCTCCGCGGACGCGGCGGAGCAGGATTCCCCACCGGCATGAAGTGGTCCTTCGTACCTAAGCAGTCCGAGAAGCCGAAGTACGTCCTCGTCAACGGTGACGAGTCCGAACCCGGTACCTGCAAAGACCATGTCATTTTTCTGCACGATCCACACGCGGTCATCGAAGGCACGATGATCGCGGGCCTCGCCATCGGCGCGAAGATGGGCTTCATCTATCTGCGTGGCGAGTATCGCTACCTGCTGAAGATCGTTGAGAAGGCCGTTGCTGATGCCTATGCTCGCGGCTTCCTCGGCAAGAACATCTTCGGCTCGGGACTGGACTTCGACATCGTCACGCAGACCGGCGCAGGCGCTTATGAGGTCGGCGAAGAGTCCGCATTGATGGAGTCGCTCGAAGGCAAGCGCGGCGTTCCGCGCATCAAGCCGCCCTTCCCCGCCGTCGTCGGACTTTACGGTGGCCCGACGGTCATCAATAATGCCGAGACGATTGCCTCTGCCCCGCACATCCTGCTGATGGGGGGCGAGGCGTATGCAAAGATCGGTTCCGAGCGCAACGGCGGTACTCGCTTGTTCGGTATCAGCGGCCACGTCGAGCGCCCTGGCGTCTACGAACTGCCCATGGGCTACAACCTGAAAAAGGCGATCTACGACGTCGCAGGCGGCATCAAGGACGGCAAGAAGCTCAAGGCCGTCGTCCCCGGAGGCAGCTCCTGCCCCGTGCTTCTGCCGGAGGAGATCGACGTAGGTCTCGACTTCGACCAGATGGGCAAGGCGGGCACCATGCTTGGCTCCGGCGGCATCGTCGTGCTCGACGAGACGGTCTCCATCGTCGAGTTTGCTCTGCGCACCATCGCTTTCTACCAGCACGAATCCTGCGGCTGGTGCATTCCCTGCCGTGAAGGTACGGACTGGATCAAGAAGACCCTCACCCGTGTCTACAACGGCGGCGGGTCTAAAAAAGACGTGGCGAACGTTCAGTACCTGGCCGAGAACATGATGGGCCGGACCTTCTGCCCGCTCGGTGACGCGGCTGCGATGCCGACGCTGGGCTTCGTCAAGAAGTTCCGCAAAGAGTTTGAGGACTACATCGAAGGCCACAAGGCCGGAACCCCGATCATCACGGTCGAACAGCTCGTGGGAGCGCACTGA
- a CDS encoding prepilin peptidase: MSVRVLYEVIGFLLGLLFGSFLNVCISRLPGHESIVRPASHCPHCKAPIRWYDNIPVVSWLFLRGHCRDCGQPISWRYPLVELATGLWFAIQAARLHTLLHFYFGSNASEPSSYAAFAIISNVAVLIVGFLLIGLVVMDWQTGLLPDTFTLTGTAIGFFLICVQAIFLGPTDGQVLLTRNSIKLTSVGNVTDSGNVFLTGPEALVGGRMLAICGVALLLLIVRWMYKALRHREGLGLGDVKLLAMIAAFLGFWPAILSLFFGVLGASIYGIYLLVRGRAGGTSKLAFGSFLAAGGLIVAQVGDRMIDAYSQLLR; the protein is encoded by the coding sequence GTGAGCGTTCGAGTTCTTTATGAGGTCATCGGCTTCCTGCTTGGTCTGCTGTTTGGGAGCTTTCTGAACGTCTGCATCTCAAGGCTTCCCGGACATGAGTCGATCGTTCGCCCGGCATCGCACTGCCCTCACTGCAAGGCCCCGATACGGTGGTATGACAATATCCCCGTTGTGAGCTGGCTGTTTCTTCGCGGACACTGCCGCGACTGCGGGCAGCCGATCTCATGGCGCTACCCGCTGGTGGAACTGGCAACGGGGCTATGGTTTGCGATTCAGGCGGCGCGTCTGCACACGCTGCTGCACTTCTACTTCGGCTCAAACGCCAGTGAGCCGTCCTCGTATGCTGCGTTTGCCATCATCTCGAATGTTGCGGTTCTGATTGTGGGATTTCTGCTGATTGGTCTGGTTGTGATGGACTGGCAGACAGGGCTGCTGCCGGACACCTTTACGCTTACCGGTACCGCAATCGGCTTCTTTCTCATCTGCGTCCAGGCTATTTTTCTGGGGCCGACGGATGGCCAGGTGTTGTTGACGCGTAACAGTATCAAGCTCACCAGCGTGGGAAACGTCACCGACAGCGGGAATGTCTTTCTTACAGGGCCCGAGGCACTCGTGGGAGGACGCATGCTGGCGATTTGTGGCGTGGCGTTGCTGCTGCTGATCGTTCGATGGATGTATAAGGCGTTACGGCATCGCGAGGGCCTGGGGTTGGGTGATGTGAAGCTACTGGCGATGATTGCGGCGTTCCTGGGCTTCTGGCCGGCGATTCTTTCGCTTTTCTTCGGCGTTCTGGGGGCAAGCATCTATGGCATTTACCTGCTTGTCCGAGGACGGGCCGGAGGGACGTCGAAGCTTGCGTTCGGCAGTTTTCTTGCGGCCGGCGGCCTGATTGTGGCGCAGGTTGGCGACCGCATGATCGACGCGTATTCACAGCTTTTGCGGTAA
- a CDS encoding NADH-quinone oxidoreductase subunit A encodes MHNYPYIWNYLPLILQILVALGLACGMVGVSFLIGKHKNSRTKLGPYECGMDPIGDARGRFTVRFYMVAMLFILFDVEAVFMLPWAVIFRRLPLITGSKMFGFYEMLVYIGFVAVGLFYVWKKGILDWSTDKGDL; translated from the coding sequence ATGCACAATTATCCCTACATCTGGAATTATCTTCCTCTGATCCTGCAAATACTGGTAGCGCTTGGTCTTGCATGCGGTATGGTAGGGGTTTCGTTCCTCATCGGAAAGCATAAGAACTCGCGGACCAAGCTGGGCCCGTATGAATGCGGTATGGACCCGATCGGCGATGCGCGCGGCCGCTTCACGGTCCGTTTCTACATGGTGGCCATGCTCTTCATTCTGTTCGATGTTGAGGCCGTCTTCATGCTTCCCTGGGCCGTCATCTTCCGTCGCCTGCCGTTGATTACCGGCTCGAAGATGTTCGGTTTCTACGAAATGCTGGTCTATATCGGCTTTGTTGCCGTTGGCCTCTTCTATGTCTGGAAGAAGGGCATTCTCGACTGGTCCACAGACAAGGGAGATCTCTAA
- the nuoK gene encoding NADH-quinone oxidoreductase subunit NuoK — translation MTVPISYYLVLAAVLFSIGAASFLIKRNIITIFMSIELMLNAVNLTFVAFAHMWHQITGQIFVFFVMVVAAAEAAVGLAIIIAIFRTRQTLNVDQVNLLKN, via the coding sequence ATGACCGTTCCCATCTCCTACTACCTGGTCCTCGCCGCCGTGCTCTTCTCCATCGGCGCTGCCAGCTTTCTGATCAAGCGCAACATCATCACCATCTTCATGTCGATTGAGCTGATGCTCAACGCCGTCAACCTTACCTTTGTTGCCTTCGCGCACATGTGGCACCAGATCACTGGACAGATCTTCGTCTTCTTCGTCATGGTGGTTGCTGCAGCCGAAGCAGCCGTCGGTCTGGCCATCATCATCGCCATCTTCCGTACCCGCCAGACCCTCAACGTCGACCAGGTCAACCTGCTCAAGAATTAA
- a CDS encoding molybdopterin-dependent oxidoreductase: MADVKFIVDGKQLTAPAGTLLIDACKAAGIEIPAFCYYPGLSLQAACRMCVVRIEKMPKLQTACTTPVAEGMVVQTETPEITQARKATLQLLLGNHPLDCPVCDAGGECELQDMTFKYGAADSFYAEPKNHREEQKWSPAVYFDRPRCILCYRCVRMCGEGMDVFALGIQNRGSSAVIAPNIPAQQSPDDLAHLDCEQCGMCIDACPVGALTSGTYRYKTRPWEMNHVSTVCTHCGDGCKTTLGVRSTSDGAEIVRGDNRDKSGINGDFLCNKGRYAFDFANNSERITAPMIRQADGSLKEVSWEEAFTYTGKKLRELRDAKGGKSIGVVGGNRLTNEEAYLLQKFARTVLGTNNIDHHRTADYVTFAQALAGKQGRTASLRDTLNAPAVFIIGGDPTNQAPGTAWNLRTDVRLNKARLYVANTEEIKLRRQARRFVQIAPFSYGAFASFIAGDDAAIDSLTHAGADAASFHEFRTALRAEESVLVLIGSELRGADLKRLLDFGTTLPNRKFALLSDYVNSRGAADMGLLPDMLPGYVPVAQPGPFAEQSIPTTPGLDMVEIFEAAGRGNLSALYVVNANPVATYSVDPASLKETFVVVQEMFLTETAQVADVILPAANLYEKSGSVTNSYGDLQQVAKAGDRAGVRTDFEMIVRIADKMGADVKSLVPFGKGLSGTRADMGQSRGAQAGEADRHAVWLTANHLEPKLSPFDPFAILDEIQRLAPGYNLLRLQLLSGNDQHLEPAATPSTASRRDLVLPSGDTLFTSGTLGRFSPELNELKRYQASEPLIQIHTAAE, encoded by the coding sequence ATGGCAGACGTAAAGTTCATCGTAGACGGCAAACAACTTACCGCCCCGGCGGGCACGCTGCTCATTGATGCCTGCAAGGCCGCAGGTATTGAGATCCCTGCCTTCTGCTACTATCCAGGACTCTCCCTCCAGGCAGCCTGCCGCATGTGTGTTGTCCGCATCGAGAAGATGCCGAAGCTGCAGACCGCCTGCACAACGCCTGTTGCTGAGGGCATGGTCGTTCAGACCGAAACTCCTGAAATCACCCAGGCGCGCAAGGCCACACTGCAGCTTCTGCTCGGCAATCATCCGCTCGACTGCCCCGTCTGCGACGCCGGTGGCGAGTGCGAACTGCAGGACATGACCTTCAAGTACGGCGCTGCAGACAGCTTTTACGCCGAGCCGAAGAATCACCGCGAGGAGCAGAAGTGGTCGCCTGCGGTCTACTTCGATCGTCCACGCTGCATCCTCTGCTACCGCTGCGTACGCATGTGCGGCGAAGGCATGGACGTCTTCGCGCTGGGCATCCAGAACCGCGGCTCCTCGGCCGTCATTGCTCCCAATATCCCTGCGCAGCAGTCGCCCGACGATCTCGCCCATCTCGACTGCGAGCAGTGCGGCATGTGTATTGATGCCTGCCCGGTCGGCGCCCTGACCTCAGGAACGTACCGCTACAAGACCCGTCCCTGGGAGATGAACCACGTCTCCACCGTCTGCACGCACTGCGGCGACGGCTGCAAGACGACGCTTGGGGTGCGCTCCACCTCGGACGGAGCTGAGATCGTCCGCGGAGACAATCGGGACAAGAGCGGCATCAATGGCGACTTCCTCTGCAACAAGGGACGCTACGCCTTCGACTTTGCCAACAATAGCGAGCGCATCACCGCACCGATGATTCGCCAGGCCGACGGCTCGCTCAAGGAAGTCTCCTGGGAAGAAGCTTTCACGTATACCGGCAAGAAGCTACGTGAACTGCGCGACGCCAAGGGAGGCAAGTCCATCGGCGTTGTCGGCGGCAACCGCCTCACCAACGAAGAGGCTTACCTGCTGCAGAAGTTCGCACGCACTGTTCTTGGCACCAACAATATCGATCACCATCGCACGGCGGACTATGTCACGTTCGCTCAGGCGCTGGCAGGCAAGCAAGGCCGAACCGCATCGCTTCGCGACACGCTGAATGCTCCAGCCGTCTTTATCATCGGCGGCGATCCAACCAATCAAGCCCCCGGCACGGCCTGGAATCTTCGTACCGATGTTCGCCTGAACAAGGCACGCCTCTATGTTGCGAATACGGAAGAGATCAAGCTGCGCCGCCAGGCACGCCGCTTCGTGCAGATCGCTCCGTTCAGCTATGGCGCATTCGCCAGCTTCATCGCAGGAGACGACGCAGCCATCGATTCCCTCACCCACGCTGGTGCGGATGCTGCATCGTTCCATGAGTTCCGCACAGCTTTGCGTGCCGAAGAATCCGTTCTCGTGCTGATCGGCTCGGAGCTTCGCGGCGCCGACCTGAAGCGCCTGCTGGACTTCGGCACGACGCTGCCGAACCGGAAGTTTGCGCTGCTCTCCGACTATGTCAACTCGCGCGGCGCGGCGGACATGGGCCTTCTGCCCGACATGCTTCCCGGATACGTCCCCGTCGCGCAGCCCGGCCCCTTCGCCGAACAGAGTATCCCCACGACGCCCGGCCTCGACATGGTCGAGATCTTCGAAGCTGCCGGCCGGGGCAACCTCTCCGCGCTATATGTCGTCAATGCGAATCCAGTCGCGACCTACAGCGTCGATCCCGCCTCCCTCAAGGAGACCTTTGTTGTCGTGCAGGAGATGTTCCTCACGGAGACTGCGCAGGTCGCCGACGTTATTCTGCCCGCGGCGAACCTGTATGAAAAGTCCGGCTCCGTCACCAACAGCTACGGCGATCTGCAACAGGTGGCCAAGGCGGGTGACCGCGCAGGCGTCCGCACCGACTTCGAGATGATCGTTCGCATCGCCGACAAGATGGGCGCCGACGTCAAATCGCTCGTTCCCTTTGGCAAGGGGCTCTCAGGAACCCGCGCCGATATGGGGCAAAGCCGCGGCGCACAAGCCGGCGAGGCCGACCGCCATGCCGTCTGGCTTACCGCTAACCACCTTGAACCAAAGCTCTCGCCTTTCGATCCATTTGCAATCCTCGACGAGATCCAGCGGCTGGCGCCTGGCTACAACCTGCTTCGCCTGCAACTGCTGAGCGGCAATGACCAGCACCTGGAGCCAGCAGCCACACCATCCACGGCATCGCGCCGCGATCTTGTGCTTCCTTCCGGCGACACACTGTTTACCTCAGGAACTCTGGGCCGCTTTTCGCCCGAACTCAACGAGCTCAAACGCTATCAAGCCAGCGAGCCGCTGATCCAGATCCACACTGCAGCCGAATGA
- the nuoH gene encoding NADH-quinone oxidoreductase subunit NuoH, with protein MSHLTDFQTFLLLSILKIVVVLVITLTAVAYTVLLERKVLGRMQNRWGPSRVGPFGLLQPLADGIKLFLKEDLMPMATEKPLFILAPIIALTCALVSVAVVPFGAVTHIQGVDMFAISDINIGLLVILGITSIGVYGIALSGWSSNNKFSLLGSLRATSQVISYELALGLSLVGVVLRAGSLRLRDIVDSQAAHGALSWNIFGGFQFIAFFIYLMAAYAETNRAPFDLPEAESELVAGYHTEYSSMKFAMFFMAEYANMITVACVATLLFLGGPTSPFGNLLPTPSNAIIAAILPVFWFVAKVFAFLLLYIWVRATLPRFRYDQLMAFGWKFLLPVSILNILATSLVLALKG; from the coding sequence GTGAGCCACCTCACCGACTTCCAGACATTCCTGCTGCTCTCGATCCTCAAGATCGTCGTCGTACTCGTCATTACGCTGACGGCGGTCGCCTACACCGTTCTGCTGGAGCGCAAGGTCCTCGGCCGCATGCAGAATCGCTGGGGCCCTTCGCGCGTCGGCCCCTTCGGCTTGCTGCAACCGCTCGCCGACGGCATCAAGCTTTTCCTCAAGGAAGACCTCATGCCGATGGCCACCGAGAAACCGCTCTTCATTCTCGCGCCCATCATCGCGCTGACCTGCGCCCTCGTCTCGGTCGCCGTCGTTCCCTTCGGAGCTGTTACGCACATTCAGGGCGTCGACATGTTCGCCATCTCCGACATTAATATCGGGCTGCTGGTGATCCTCGGCATCACGTCAATCGGGGTCTACGGCATCGCGCTCTCCGGCTGGTCGTCGAACAACAAGTTCTCCTTGCTCGGCTCGCTACGCGCTACCTCACAGGTCATCAGCTACGAACTTGCGCTAGGCCTCTCGCTGGTCGGCGTTGTCCTGCGCGCCGGATCGCTCCGCCTCCGCGATATCGTCGACTCACAGGCTGCCCACGGCGCTCTTTCCTGGAACATCTTCGGCGGCTTCCAGTTCATCGCCTTCTTCATCTATCTGATGGCGGCCTATGCCGAAACCAACCGCGCCCCCTTCGACCTGCCCGAGGCTGAATCCGAGCTCGTTGCCGGTTACCATACCGAATACTCCTCGATGAAGTTCGCCATGTTTTTCATGGCCGAATACGCCAACATGATCACGGTCGCCTGCGTGGCCACGCTGCTCTTCCTCGGCGGCCCCACCAGCCCCTTCGGCAACCTGCTGCCGACGCCCTCGAATGCGATCATTGCGGCCATCCTTCCCGTCTTCTGGTTTGTCGCCAAAGTTTTCGCGTTCCTTCTGCTCTATATCTGGGTGCGTGCTACGCTTCCTCGTTTCCGTTACGACCAACTGATGGCCTTTGGCTGGAAGTTTCTGCTGCCCGTTTCCATCCTCAACATTCTTGCAACCTCACTCGTCCTCGCACTCAAGGGGTGA
- a CDS encoding NADH-quinone oxidoreductase subunit NuoE family protein: protein MSEIANSIFSPATAARFDHLVTLYPVKRSALVPMLLYAQDEVGYVSDAVVTEIAQRLDLMELDVRNVLSYYSMLRTKPAGKYNVQVCTNISCMLRGGYEILDHCKHKLGIGHKEVTADGTFSLEEVECIGACCWAPAMQVNYDFHDNLTTVKVDEIIETYRAGKGKDVK, encoded by the coding sequence GTGAGTGAGATCGCCAATTCAATCTTTTCGCCGGCCACAGCCGCGCGCTTCGACCATCTGGTAACGCTGTACCCGGTCAAGCGCTCCGCACTCGTCCCCATGCTGCTGTATGCGCAGGATGAGGTCGGCTACGTCTCCGACGCCGTTGTCACCGAGATCGCCCAGCGCCTCGATCTGATGGAGTTGGACGTACGCAACGTGCTTTCGTACTACTCCATGCTGCGCACCAAGCCGGCGGGCAAGTACAACGTGCAGGTCTGCACGAATATCTCCTGCATGCTGCGCGGCGGCTACGAGATTCTCGACCATTGCAAACACAAGCTCGGTATCGGCCATAAAGAGGTCACCGCCGACGGCACCTTCTCGCTCGAAGAGGTGGAGTGTATCGGCGCCTGTTGCTGGGCACCGGCGATGCAGGTCAACTACGACTTCCATGACAACCTCACCACGGTCAAGGTCGATGAGATTATCGAGACTTACCGCGCCGGCAAGGGAAAGGACGTGAAATAG
- a CDS encoding NADH-quinone oxidoreductase subunit J, with protein sequence MQLALFIIFGLLAVAGAINFLLQRHPINSALSLVVVMMSLAVLYWSLGAEFLAAAQVIVYSGAIMVLFVFVVMLLNAGEEERTHGSRAAYFAGIPGAAAVFCLLSFVFLTNSKAFGSTDITSHLTHAVNNIAEISQVLFKDLLLPFEVTSILILVAILGAVVLARKEQ encoded by the coding sequence ATGCAACTGGCACTTTTCATCATCTTCGGTCTGCTCGCCGTCGCCGGGGCTATCAACTTCCTGCTACAGCGGCACCCTATCAATTCGGCGCTCTCGCTGGTCGTCGTCATGATGTCGCTGGCCGTTCTCTATTGGTCGCTGGGGGCTGAGTTCCTCGCCGCCGCGCAGGTGATCGTCTACTCCGGCGCCATCATGGTGCTCTTCGTCTTCGTCGTCATGTTGCTGAACGCGGGCGAAGAAGAACGCACCCACGGTAGCCGCGCGGCCTATTTTGCCGGAATCCCCGGAGCCGCCGCCGTCTTCTGCCTGCTGAGCTTCGTCTTCCTGACCAACAGCAAGGCCTTCGGCTCGACCGACATCACCAGCCACCTTACCCACGCCGTCAACAACATCGCCGAGATCTCGCAGGTGCTCTTCAAGGACCTCCTGCTTCCCTTCGAGGTCACCAGCATCCTCATCCTCGTCGCTATCCTCGGAGCCGTTGTGCTCGCGCGAAAGGAGCAGTAG
- a CDS encoding NADH-quinone oxidoreductase subunit C — MAAAILDTQAVFDAFPDEPALKALAELATAAKFDRDELTITVARENIIAACEAVKKAGYNFFEDVTAVDWYPSEPRFQISYSILSFSLKRRMRLVVRLMSEEASLDSITSVWPAANFYEREVFDLFGVHFNGHPNLRRIMMPEDWKGHPLRKDYPVEGYR, encoded by the coding sequence ATGGCTGCTGCCATTCTCGATACACAGGCCGTCTTCGATGCCTTTCCCGACGAGCCCGCATTGAAGGCGCTTGCCGAACTGGCAACTGCTGCAAAGTTTGATCGTGATGAGCTGACCATTACCGTCGCTCGCGAAAATATCATTGCCGCTTGTGAGGCTGTAAAGAAGGCAGGCTACAACTTCTTTGAGGATGTGACTGCCGTCGACTGGTATCCGTCGGAGCCGCGCTTCCAGATCAGCTACAGCATTCTGTCGTTCTCGCTGAAGCGCCGCATGCGTCTCGTGGTGAGGCTGATGTCCGAGGAAGCATCGCTCGACAGTATTACCTCGGTCTGGCCCGCGGCCAATTTTTATGAGCGCGAGGTCTTCGACCTCTTCGGCGTTCACTTCAACGGTCACCCCAACCTGCGCCGGATCATGATGCCCGAGGACTGGAAGGGGCATCCGCTGCGCAAGGACTATCCCGTGGAGGGCTACCGCTAA
- the nuoD gene encoding NADH dehydrogenase (quinone) subunit D, translated as MSSIAAPDQINPGIDDVIADAKRHQHGNDPVSDQTMVINMGPQHPSTHGVLRLVLEIDGETVVSLAPDIGYLHTGIEKTCEAKFYQQVVPLTDRIDYLSPMTNNTAYALAVEKLLELEIPEKAQWLRVLFNELMRLNSHLVWLGTHAMDIGALTVFLYCFREREQLLRIFEAVSGQRMMTSYIRIGGVSLEPPLGLYDSIRAFLLDFPSKIDEYESLLQNNPIWINRLKGIGYISPEDAIALGVTGPPLRAAGIDFDLRRDMPYSSYEKFQFNVPVSNDSDVWARYVLRMQEMRESVKICLQALDGMPEGRIVADAPKIILPDREQMKTQMESLIHHFKIVTEGFAVPAGEATSSVEAAHGMMNYYVVSDGTSKPYRVHMRNADFANLQALETMCRGRLLADVVAVIGSIDIVLGAIDR; from the coding sequence ATGTCATCTATCGCCGCTCCCGACCAGATCAATCCCGGCATCGACGACGTGATCGCCGACGCTAAACGGCATCAGCACGGAAACGATCCCGTCTCCGACCAGACGATGGTCATCAACATGGGACCGCAGCACCCGTCCACACACGGCGTGCTTCGCCTTGTGCTGGAGATCGACGGCGAGACGGTCGTCTCGCTCGCGCCTGATATCGGCTATCTGCATACCGGCATTGAAAAGACCTGCGAAGCGAAGTTCTATCAGCAGGTCGTGCCGCTGACCGACCGCATCGACTATCTCTCGCCGATGACCAACAACACGGCGTATGCATTGGCGGTGGAGAAGCTGCTGGAACTGGAGATTCCAGAGAAAGCCCAGTGGCTGCGCGTGCTCTTCAACGAGCTGATGCGCCTGAACTCGCACCTGGTCTGGCTGGGCACGCACGCTATGGACATCGGCGCGCTGACCGTCTTCCTCTACTGCTTCCGCGAACGCGAACAGTTGCTGCGCATCTTCGAGGCCGTCAGCGGCCAGCGCATGATGACCAGCTATATCCGAATCGGCGGTGTGAGCCTTGAGCCACCGCTGGGTCTTTACGACTCGATCCGGGCCTTCCTGCTCGACTTCCCCTCAAAGATCGACGAATACGAATCGCTGCTGCAGAACAATCCCATCTGGATCAACCGCCTGAAGGGCATTGGCTACATCTCGCCGGAAGACGCGATTGCGCTCGGCGTTACCGGACCTCCGCTGCGCGCTGCGGGTATCGACTTCGACCTGCGCCGCGATATGCCGTACTCCAGCTACGAAAAGTTCCAGTTCAACGTTCCCGTCTCGAATGACAGTGATGTGTGGGCGCGTTATGTGCTGCGCATGCAGGAGATGCGCGAATCGGTCAAGATCTGCCTGCAGGCTCTGGACGGCATGCCCGAAGGCCGCATTGTTGCCGATGCGCCGAAGATCATTCTGCCCGACCGCGAGCAGATGAAGACGCAAATGGAGTCGCTGATCCATCACTTCAAGATTGTTACTGAAGGCTTTGCCGTTCCCGCAGGAGAAGCCACAAGCTCGGTCGAAGCTGCGCACGGCATGATGAACTACTACGTCGTCTCCGATGGCACATCGAAGCCCTACCGCGTGCACATGCGCAACGCGGATTTTGCAAACCTGCAGGCTCTGGAAACCATGTGCAGAGGTCGTCTGCTCGCCGACGTCGTCGCCGTCATTGGATCCATTGACATCGTGCTTGGAGCCATCGATCGATGA
- a CDS encoding transcriptional regulator — MDARLRTELWTSWASLLRSYAAAHGLNSRHHAVVEVGPDEITVRVASRWMRFTHDLVEDSEGNRSTFSLEEDGTVKLKEHTQEMDLAAEELAREMMHSE; from the coding sequence GTGGACGCTCGACTCCGCACCGAACTTTGGACCTCCTGGGCCTCCCTGCTCCGCTCTTACGCAGCCGCCCACGGACTCAACAGCCGGCATCATGCAGTCGTCGAGGTCGGCCCGGACGAGATTACAGTACGCGTAGCCAGTCGCTGGATGCGCTTTACGCACGATCTTGTGGAAGACAGTGAAGGTAACCGCTCAACTTTTTCGCTGGAAGAGGATGGAACGGTTAAACTGAAGGAACACACCCAGGAGATGGACCTTGCCGCCGAAGAACTGGCTCGGGAGATGATGCACAGTGAGTGA